In the genome of Ctenopharyngodon idella isolate HZGC_01 chromosome 19, HZGC01, whole genome shotgun sequence, one region contains:
- the LOC127500464 gene encoding H-2 class I histocompatibility antigen, K-Q alpha chain-like isoform X8 translates to MFQTISFTNIFFLYVVMVWFMFHSCLSDAHQVKHFLHYKFTVLTKSNTFPEFSAVIVADGRRIKHFSNEEKVWILTVDDRTEPPKDSPDSSKWFIRQIRTLSNCTNSQCSELHVLQRIIGCELEKLPDGTVSLTVFDEYGFDGEDFISFNYDTVQWIDKNPKAKETKMKWDRHTERNQYIKYFLKNCMNWISAFNNINKSSPDVRVSARKSPDDHSNLVLTCLATGFYPRDVQMNIRLNRNILEDQTSSGIRPNDDETFQMRISVKINRNLKGSYDCLLIHSSLRKPVSVKWDGKCSDCETDHTWIVIAGIAAALVLAVIIIVIVIMSVTVNDCCIYEKEKGRQRRITL, encoded by the exons ATGTTCCAAACGATCTCgtttacaaacattttctttttatatgtAGTAATGGTTTGGTTTATGTTTCACTCTTGTCTAAGCGATGCTCATCAAG TGAAACACTTCCTCCACTACAAGTTTACAGTCCTGACTAAATCAAACACATTCCCAGAGTTCAGTGCTGTGATTGTTGCTGATGGAAGACGGATCAAACACTTCAGTAATGAAGAAAAAGTCTGGATTCTGACTGTAGATGACCGGACTGAACCTCCTAAAGATTCACCTGATTCTAGTAAATGGTTCATACGTCAGATCAGGACTCTGTCAAACTGCACAAACTCACAGTGTTCTG AGCTTCATGTTCTTCAGAGAATAATTGGCTGTGAACTGGAGAAACTTCCTGATGGAACAGTGAGTCTGACTGTCTTTGATGAATATGGATTTGATGGAGAGGATTTTATATCCTTTAATTATGACACTGTGCAGTGGATTGATAAAAACCCCAAAGCCAAAGAAACTAAAATGAAATGGGATCGTCACACAGAACGCAACCAGTACATCAAGTATTTCCTCAAGAACTGCATGAACTGGATCTCAgcgtttaataacattaataaga GTTCTCCAGATGTTCGTGTCTCTGCGAGGAAATCTCCTGATGATCACAGTAATCTGGTTCTGACGTGTCTGGCCACTGGTTTCTACCCCAGAGATGTTCAGATGAACATTAGATTGAACAGAAACATCCTTGAGGATCAAACATCTTCTGGAATCAGACCAAATGATGATGAAACCTTTCAGATGAGAATCAGTGTGAAGATCAACAGAAACCTCAAAGGATCTTATGACTGTCTGCTCATTCACAGCAGTCTGAGAAAACCAGTTTCAGTAAAATGGG ATGGAAAATGTTCTGACTGTGAAACGGATCATACATGGATTGTTATAGCAGGAATAGCAGCAGCTCTAGTTCTCGCTGTGATTATTATTGTGATTGTGATTATGTCTGTAACTGTGAATGATTGCTGCATCTACGAAAAGGAAAA AGGGAGACAGAGGAGAATAACATTATGA
- the LOC127500464 gene encoding H-2 class I histocompatibility antigen, K-Q alpha chain-like isoform X9, giving the protein MFQTISFTNIFFLYVVMVWFMFHSCLSDAHQVKHFLHYKFTVLTKSNTFPEFSAVIVADGRRIKHFSNEEKVWILTVDDRTEPPKDSPDSSKWFIRQIRTLSNCTNSQCSELHVLQRIIGCELEKLPDGTVSLTVFDEYGFDGEDFISFNYDTVQWIDKNPKAKETKMKWDRHTERNQYIKYFLKNCMNWISAFNNINKSSPDVRVSARKSPDDHSNLVLTCLATGFYPRDVQMNIRLNRNILEDQTSSGIRPNDDETFQMRISVKINRNLKGSYDCLLIHSSLRKPVSVKWDGKCSDCETDHTWIVIAGIAAALVLAVIIIVIVIMSVTVNDCCIYEKENSEGDRGE; this is encoded by the exons ATGTTCCAAACGATCTCgtttacaaacattttctttttatatgtAGTAATGGTTTGGTTTATGTTTCACTCTTGTCTAAGCGATGCTCATCAAG TGAAACACTTCCTCCACTACAAGTTTACAGTCCTGACTAAATCAAACACATTCCCAGAGTTCAGTGCTGTGATTGTTGCTGATGGAAGACGGATCAAACACTTCAGTAATGAAGAAAAAGTCTGGATTCTGACTGTAGATGACCGGACTGAACCTCCTAAAGATTCACCTGATTCTAGTAAATGGTTCATACGTCAGATCAGGACTCTGTCAAACTGCACAAACTCACAGTGTTCTG AGCTTCATGTTCTTCAGAGAATAATTGGCTGTGAACTGGAGAAACTTCCTGATGGAACAGTGAGTCTGACTGTCTTTGATGAATATGGATTTGATGGAGAGGATTTTATATCCTTTAATTATGACACTGTGCAGTGGATTGATAAAAACCCCAAAGCCAAAGAAACTAAAATGAAATGGGATCGTCACACAGAACGCAACCAGTACATCAAGTATTTCCTCAAGAACTGCATGAACTGGATCTCAgcgtttaataacattaataaga GTTCTCCAGATGTTCGTGTCTCTGCGAGGAAATCTCCTGATGATCACAGTAATCTGGTTCTGACGTGTCTGGCCACTGGTTTCTACCCCAGAGATGTTCAGATGAACATTAGATTGAACAGAAACATCCTTGAGGATCAAACATCTTCTGGAATCAGACCAAATGATGATGAAACCTTTCAGATGAGAATCAGTGTGAAGATCAACAGAAACCTCAAAGGATCTTATGACTGTCTGCTCATTCACAGCAGTCTGAGAAAACCAGTTTCAGTAAAATGGG ATGGAAAATGTTCTGACTGTGAAACGGATCATACATGGATTGTTATAGCAGGAATAGCAGCAGCTCTAGTTCTCGCTGTGATTATTATTGTGATTGTGATTATGTCTGTAACTGTGAATGATTGCTGCATCTACGAAAAGGAAAA CTCAGAGGGAGACAGAGGAGAATAA
- the LOC127501334 gene encoding uncharacterized protein LOC127501334 — protein sequence MDGRQTDDQDWRRGLTRTDDGENQVSDRVSDRVSDQVSDQVSEQVSDQVSDQVSEQVSDQVNEQVSDQVNEQVSDQVSDQVSEQVSDQVSDQVNEQVSDQVSEQVSDQVSDQVNEQVSDQVNEQVSNQVNEQVSDQVNEQVSDQVNEQVSDQVSDQVSEQVSDQVSDQVNEQVSDQVSDQVNEQVSDQVSDQVSDQVSEQVSDQVSDQVNEQVSDQVNEQVSDQVSDQVSEQVSDQVSDQVNEQVSDQVSDQVNEQVSDQVSDQVSEQVSDQVNEQVSEQVSDQVSEQVSDQVSDQVSDQVNEQVSDQVSDQVSEQVSDRVNEQVSEQVSDQVSEQVSDQVSEQVSEQVSDQVSEQVSDRVNEQVSEQVSDQVSEQVSEQVSDQVSEQVSDRVNEQVSDQVSDQVNEQVSEQVSDQVSEQVSDQVSDQVSEQVSDQVSDRVNEQVSEQVSDQVSEQVSDQVSDQVSMLRPDTKVRKVAVDIVSADEGNGLQVQVIGE from the exons ATGGATGGCAGGCAGACGGATGATCAGGACTGGAGAAGAGGACTGACAAGGACAGATGACGGCGAGAACCAG GTGAGTGATCGGGTGAGTGATCGGGTGAGTGATCAGGTGAGTGATCAGGTGAGTGAACAGGTGAGTGATCAGGTGAGTGATCAGGTGAGTGAACAGGTGAGTGATCAGGTGAATGAACAGGTGAGTGATCAGGTGAATGAACAGGTGAGTGATCAGGTGAGTGATCAGGTGAGTGAACAGGTGAGTGATCAGGTGAGTGATCAGGTGAATGAACAGGTGAGTGATCAGGTGAGTGAACAGGTGAGTGATCAGGTGAGTGATCAGGTGAATGAACAGGTTAGTGATCAGGTGAATGAACAGGTAAGTAATCAGGTGAATGAACAGGTGAGTGATCAGGTGAATGAACAGGTGAGTGATCAGGTGAATGAACAGGTGAGTGATCAGGTGAGTGATCAGGTGAGTGAACAGGTGAGTGATCAG GTGAGTGATCAGGTGAATGAACAGGTGAGTGATCAGGTGAGTGATCAGGTGAATGAACAGGTGAGTGATCAGGTGAGTGATCAGGTGAGTGATCAGGTGAGTGAACAGGTGAGTGATCAGGTGAGTGATCAGGTGAATGAACAGGTGAGTGATCAGGTGAATGAACAGGTGAGTGATCAGGTGAGTGATCAGGTGAGTGAACAG GTGAGTGATCAGGTGAGTGATCAGGTGAATGAACAGGTGAGTGATCAGGTGAGTGATCAGGTGAATGAACAGGTGAGTGATCAGGTGAGTGATCAGGTGAGTGAACAGGTGAGTGATCAGGTGAATGAACAGGTGAGTGAACAGGTGAGTGATCAGGTGAGTGAACAGGTGAGTGATCAGGTGAGTGATCAGGTGAGTGATCAGGTGAATGAACAGGTGAGTGATCAAGTGAGTGATCAGGTGAGTGAACAGGTGAGTGATCGGGTGAATGAACAGGTGAGTGAACAGGTGAGTGATCAGGTGAGTGAACAGGTGAGTGATCAGGTGAGTGAACAGGTGAGTGAACAGGTGAGTGATCAGGTGAGTGAACAGGTGAGTGATCGGGTGAATGAACAGGTGAGTGAACAGGTGAGTGATCAGGTGAGTGAACAGGTGAGTGAACAGGTGAGTGATCAGGTGAGTGAACAGGTGAGTGATCGGGTGAATGAACAGGTGAGTGATCAGGTGAGTGATCAGGTGAATGAACAGGTGAGTGAACAGGTGAGTGATCAGGTGAGTGAACAGGTGAGTGATCAGGTGAGTGATCAGGTGAGTGAACAGGTGAGTGATCAGGTGAGTGATCGGGTGAATGAACAGGTGAGTGAACAGGTGAGTGATCAGGTGAGTGAACAGGTGAGTGATCAGGTGAGTGATCAGGTATCAATGTTAAGACCAGACACTAAGGTGAGGAAAGTGGCTGTAGATATAGTGAGTGCTGATGAGGGTAATGGcttgcaggtgcaggtgattgggGAGTGA
- the LOC127500468 gene encoding patr class I histocompatibility antigen, B-2 alpha chain-like, producing the protein MFHTISFTDIFFLYVVMIWFMFHSCLSDAHQERHFLHYKFTVLTKADTFPEFSAEVVADDRQIKHYSNEERVWILTEDDRTKASKDPPDSRKWFIRQIRTLTNCIDSQCSELHVLQRIIGCELEKLPDGTVNLTVFDEYGFDGEDFISFNSDTMQWIDKNPKAKETKEKWDRQTERNQFMKYFLKTCMTWISAFNNTNKSSPDVHVFSRKSADDHSNLVLTCLATGFYPRDVQMNIRLNRNILEDQTSSGIRPNNDETFQMRISVKINRNHEGSYDCHVIHSSLRKPVSVKWDGKCSDCESDHIWIVIAGIAAVLVLAVVIIVHVIMSVTVNDCCIYKRKR; encoded by the exons ATGTTTCACACGATCTCGTTTACAGATATATTCTTTTTATATGTAGTAATGATTTGGTTTATGTTTCACTCTTGTCTAAGCGATGCTCATCAAG AGAGACACTTCCTCCACTACAAGTTTACAGTCCTGACCAAAGCAGACACATTCCCAGAGTTCAGTGCTGAGGTTGTTGCTGATGACAGACAGATCAAACACTACAGTAATGAAGAAAGAGTCTGGATTCTGACTGAAGATGATCGAACTAAAGCTTCTAAAGATCCACCTGATTCTAGAAAATGGTTCATACGTCAGATCAGGACTCTGACAAACTGCATAGACTCACAGTGTTCTG AGCTTCATGTTCTTCAGAGAATAATTGGCTGTGAACTGGAGAAACTTCCTGATGGAACAGTGAATCTGACTGTCTTTGATGAATATGGATTTGATGGAGAGGATTTTATATCCTTTAATTCTGACACTATGCAGTGGATTGATAAAAACCCCAAAGCCAAAGAAACTAAAGAGAAATGGGATCGTCAAACAGAACGAAACCAGTTCATGAAGTATTTCCTCAAGACATGCATGACCTGGATCTCAGCGTTTAATAACACTAATAAGA GTTCTccagatgttcatgtcttttcGAGGAAATCTGCTGATGATCACAGTAATCTGGTTCTGACGTGTCTGGCCACTGGTTTCTACCCCAGAGATGTTCAGATGAACATTAGATTGAACAGAAACATCCTTGAGGATCAAACATCTTCTGGAATCAGACCAAATAATGATGAAACCTTTCAGATGAGAATCAGTGTGAAGATCAACAGAAACCATGAAGGATCTTATGACTGTCATGTCATTCACAGCAGTCTGAGAAAACCAGTATCAGTAAAATGGG ATGGAAAATGTTCTGACTGTGAATCAGATCATATATGGATTGTTATAGCAGGAATAGCAGCAGTTCTAGTTCTCGCTGTGGTTATTATTGTGCATGTAATTATGTCTGTAACTGTAAATGATTGCTGCATCTACAAAAGGAAAAGGTGA